Proteins co-encoded in one Medicago truncatula cultivar Jemalong A17 chromosome 8, MtrunA17r5.0-ANR, whole genome shotgun sequence genomic window:
- the LOC25501896 gene encoding uncharacterized protein isoform X2, which produces MEGNKWGYSSNEDTSNDDDDVNLPNASDEEEDLHFTSHSLPKSQFRNIKSKARWNEEMGMAEVIEKNGKMYFMELGALHLVDSENRSISIIEMYEKVSSRMTGCCWELFEAYRHLKSLGYIIGRHNFAWSLKSIRSSQKQVALEGTEESKQIVDMGSKVEHSISKLFGELKINELKPDFDIYLPDSRFRKSSPGDPNFLLYLSRGHLPSRAEIETLEKQCEGIPLKICLVTEGRVSFFSFDKVELPALP; this is translated from the exons ATGGAAGGAAACAAGTGGGGATATTCTTCAAATGAAGATACCAGTAATGATGATGACGACGTCAATCTTCCAAATGCAAGTGATGAAGAAGAGGACCTTCACTTCACATCTCATTCTTTGCCCAAATCGCAATTCAG GAACATCAAATCCAAAGCCAGATGGAATGAAGAGATGGGAATGGCAGAGGTTATTGAGAAGAATGGAAAAAT GTATTTTATGGAACTAGGAGCCTTACATCTCGTAGACAGTGAAAATAGAAGTATATCTATAATAGAAATGTACGAAAAGGTTTCTAGCAGGATGACCGGATGTTGTTGGGAGCTGTTTGAGGCCTACAGGCACCTCAAGTCTCTCGGCTACATAATTGGGCGGCATAATTTTGCTTGGAGTTTGAAGAGTATTAGAAGTTCTCAAAAACAAGTGGCTCTTGAAGGCACAGAAGAAAGCAAACAAATAGTAGACATGGGTTCCAAAGTCGAGCATTCCATAAGTAAGTTATTTGGTGAGTTGAAGATTAACGAATTGAAGCCAGATTTTGATATTTATCTTCCAGACAGCAGGTTCAGAAAATCTTCTCCAGGTGATCCAAATTTTCTGCTGTACTTGTCTAG GGGTCATCTGCCTTCTAGAGCAGAAATTGAAACCCTTGAGAAACAATGTGAGGGAATTCCGCTGAAAATCTGCCTGGTCACAGAAGGAAGGGTCAGTTTCTTTTCCTTTGACAAGGTTGAACTTCCTGCTCTACCCTGA
- the LOC25501896 gene encoding uncharacterized protein isoform X1, with product MEGNKWGYSSNEDTSNDDDDVNLPNASDEEEDLHFTSHSLPKSQFRNIKSKARWNEEMGMAEVIEKNGKMWVSTGIVRSGKIYTSFEETLYFMELGALHLVDSENRSISIIEMYEKVSSRMTGCCWELFEAYRHLKSLGYIIGRHNFAWSLKSIRSSQKQVALEGTEESKQIVDMGSKVEHSISKLFGELKINELKPDFDIYLPDSRFRKSSPGDPNFLLYLSRGHLPSRAEIETLEKQCEGIPLKICLVTEGRVSFFSFDKVELPALP from the exons ATGGAAGGAAACAAGTGGGGATATTCTTCAAATGAAGATACCAGTAATGATGATGACGACGTCAATCTTCCAAATGCAAGTGATGAAGAAGAGGACCTTCACTTCACATCTCATTCTTTGCCCAAATCGCAATTCAG GAACATCAAATCCAAAGCCAGATGGAATGAAGAGATGGGAATGGCAGAGGTTATTGAGAAGAATGGAAAAATGTGGGTATCTACTGGAATAGTTCGTAGTGGCAAGATTTATACTTCATTCGAGGAGACTTT GTATTTTATGGAACTAGGAGCCTTACATCTCGTAGACAGTGAAAATAGAAGTATATCTATAATAGAAATGTACGAAAAGGTTTCTAGCAGGATGACCGGATGTTGTTGGGAGCTGTTTGAGGCCTACAGGCACCTCAAGTCTCTCGGCTACATAATTGGGCGGCATAATTTTGCTTGGAGTTTGAAGAGTATTAGAAGTTCTCAAAAACAAGTGGCTCTTGAAGGCACAGAAGAAAGCAAACAAATAGTAGACATGGGTTCCAAAGTCGAGCATTCCATAAGTAAGTTATTTGGTGAGTTGAAGATTAACGAATTGAAGCCAGATTTTGATATTTATCTTCCAGACAGCAGGTTCAGAAAATCTTCTCCAGGTGATCCAAATTTTCTGCTGTACTTGTCTAG GGGTCATCTGCCTTCTAGAGCAGAAATTGAAACCCTTGAGAAACAATGTGAGGGAATTCCGCTGAAAATCTGCCTGGTCACAGAAGGAAGGGTCAGTTTCTTTTCCTTTGACAAGGTTGAACTTCCTGCTCTACCCTGA
- the LOC25501896 gene encoding uncharacterized protein isoform X4 translates to MEGNKWGYSSNEDTSNDDDDVNLPNASDEEEDLHFTSHSLPKSQFRYFMELGALHLVDSENRSISIIEMYEKVSSRMTGCCWELFEAYRHLKSLGYIIGRHNFAWSLKSIRSSQKQVALEGTEESKQIVDMGSKVEHSISKLFGELKINELKPDFDIYLPDSRFRKSSPGDPNFLLYLSRGHLPSRAEIETLEKQCEGIPLKICLVTEGRVSFFSFDKVELPALP, encoded by the exons ATGGAAGGAAACAAGTGGGGATATTCTTCAAATGAAGATACCAGTAATGATGATGACGACGTCAATCTTCCAAATGCAAGTGATGAAGAAGAGGACCTTCACTTCACATCTCATTCTTTGCCCAAATCGCAATTCAG GTATTTTATGGAACTAGGAGCCTTACATCTCGTAGACAGTGAAAATAGAAGTATATCTATAATAGAAATGTACGAAAAGGTTTCTAGCAGGATGACCGGATGTTGTTGGGAGCTGTTTGAGGCCTACAGGCACCTCAAGTCTCTCGGCTACATAATTGGGCGGCATAATTTTGCTTGGAGTTTGAAGAGTATTAGAAGTTCTCAAAAACAAGTGGCTCTTGAAGGCACAGAAGAAAGCAAACAAATAGTAGACATGGGTTCCAAAGTCGAGCATTCCATAAGTAAGTTATTTGGTGAGTTGAAGATTAACGAATTGAAGCCAGATTTTGATATTTATCTTCCAGACAGCAGGTTCAGAAAATCTTCTCCAGGTGATCCAAATTTTCTGCTGTACTTGTCTAG GGGTCATCTGCCTTCTAGAGCAGAAATTGAAACCCTTGAGAAACAATGTGAGGGAATTCCGCTGAAAATCTGCCTGGTCACAGAAGGAAGGGTCAGTTTCTTTTCCTTTGACAAGGTTGAACTTCCTGCTCTACCCTGA
- the LOC25501896 gene encoding uncharacterized protein isoform X3, which yields MEGNKWGYSSNEDTSNDDDDVNLPNASDEEEDLHFTSHSLPKSQFRNIKSKARWNEEMGMAEVIEKNGKMWVSTGIVRSGKIYTSFEETLYFMELGALHLVDSENRSISIIEMYEKVSSRMTGCCWELFEAYRHLKSLGYIIGRHNFAWSLKSIRSSQKQVALEGTEESKQIVDMGSKVEHSISKLFGELKINELKPDFDIYLPDSRFRKSSPGVICLLEQKLKPLRNNVREFR from the exons ATGGAAGGAAACAAGTGGGGATATTCTTCAAATGAAGATACCAGTAATGATGATGACGACGTCAATCTTCCAAATGCAAGTGATGAAGAAGAGGACCTTCACTTCACATCTCATTCTTTGCCCAAATCGCAATTCAG GAACATCAAATCCAAAGCCAGATGGAATGAAGAGATGGGAATGGCAGAGGTTATTGAGAAGAATGGAAAAATGTGGGTATCTACTGGAATAGTTCGTAGTGGCAAGATTTATACTTCATTCGAGGAGACTTT GTATTTTATGGAACTAGGAGCCTTACATCTCGTAGACAGTGAAAATAGAAGTATATCTATAATAGAAATGTACGAAAAGGTTTCTAGCAGGATGACCGGATGTTGTTGGGAGCTGTTTGAGGCCTACAGGCACCTCAAGTCTCTCGGCTACATAATTGGGCGGCATAATTTTGCTTGGAGTTTGAAGAGTATTAGAAGTTCTCAAAAACAAGTGGCTCTTGAAGGCACAGAAGAAAGCAAACAAATAGTAGACATGGGTTCCAAAGTCGAGCATTCCATAAGTAAGTTATTTGGTGAGTTGAAGATTAACGAATTGAAGCCAGATTTTGATATTTATCTTCCAGACAGCAGGTTCAGAAAATCTTCTCCAG GGGTCATCTGCCTTCTAGAGCAGAAATTGAAACCCTTGAGAAACAATGTGAGGGAATTCCGCTGA
- the LOC25501899 gene encoding putative calcium-transporting ATPase 11, plasma membrane-type gives MEWNLLKDFELEPKNRSVEALRRWRSAVTLVKNRRRRFRMVADLEKRSEAEQIKQGIKEKIRIALYVQKAALQFIDAGNRVEYKLSREAIEAGFDIHPNEIASIVRSQDYKNLSNNGGVEAVARKLSVSIDEGVNDTSVDCRQQIFGANRYTEKPSRTFLMFVWDALQDLTLTILMVCAVVSIGIGLATEGWPKGTYDGVGIILSIFLVVIVTAVSDYRQSLQFMDLDREKKKIFVQVNRDGKRKKISIYDVVVGDIIHLSTGDQVPADGIYISGYSLLIDESSLSGESEPVFITEKHPFLLSGTKVQDGQGKMLVTTVGMRTEWGKLMETLNEGGEDETPLQVKLNGVATIIGKIGLFFAIVTFLVLTVRFLVEKALHGEFGNWSSNDATKLLDFFAIAVTIIVVAVPEGLPLAVTLSLAFAMKKLMNDMALVRHLSACETMGSASCICTDKTGTLTTNHMVVNKIWICENTTQLKGDESADELKTNISEGVLSILLQAIFQNTSAEVVKDKNGKNTILGSPTESALLEFGLLLGSEFDARNHSKAYKILKLEPFNSVRKKMSVLVGLPNGRVQAFCKGASEIILEMCDKMIDCNGEVVDLPADRANIVSDVINSFASEALRTLCLAVRDINETQGETNIPDSGYTLIALVGIKDPVRPGVKEAVQTCIAAGITVRMVTGDNINTAKAIAKECGILTDDGVAIEGPSFRELSDEQMKDIIPRIQVMARSLPLDKHKLVTNLRNMFGEVVAVTGDGTNDAPALHEADIGLAMGIAGTEVAKEKADVIIMDDNFATIVNVVKWGRAVYINIQKFVQFQLTVNVVALIINFVSACITGSAPLTAVQLLWVNLIMDTLGALALATEPPNDGLLKRPPVGRGASFITKTMWRNIIGQSIYQLIVLAILNFDGKRLLGINGSDATEVLNTLIFNSFVFCQVFNEINSRDIEKINIFRGMFDSWIFLLIIFSTVAFQVVIVEFLGAFASTVPLSWQLWLLSVLIGAISMPLAVIVKCIPVERKNSIKQNHDGYEALPSGPELA, from the exons ATGGAGTGGAATCTGCTCAAGGATTTCGAGCTTGAACCAAAGAATCGTTCTGTTGAAGCTCTCAGGAGGTGGAGATCCGCCGTCACTCTCGTCAAAAACCGCCGCAGACGGTTTCGTATGGTTGCCGATCTTGAAAAACGCTCTGAAGCTGAACAGATTAAGCAGGGAATCAAg GAAAAGATTCGAATAGCTCTCTATGTTCAGAAGGCAGCATTGCAATTTATTGATG CTGGTAATCGAGTTGAATACAAGTTATCACGAGAGGCGATAGAGGCTGGTTTTGACATTCATCCAAATGAGATTGCTTCTATTGTTCGTAGTCAGGATTATAAGAACTTGAGTAATAATGGTGGAGTTGAAGCTGTTGCAAGGAAACTGTCGGTTTCTATAGATGAAGGTGTCAATGATACAAGTGTAGATTGCAGACAACAAATCTTTGGGGCCAATCGTTATACAGAGAAACCTTCGAGAACATTCCTGATGTTTGTATGGGATGCATTGCAGGACTTGACTCTAACCATTCTCATGGTTTGTGCTGTAGTTTCCATAGGTATTGGGCTTGCCACTGAAGGGTGGCCAAAGGGAACATATGATGGTGTGGGAATCATACTCAGTATATTCTTGGTAGTCATTGTTACCGCTGTTAGTGACTACAGGCAATCCCTACAGTTCATGGATTTGgacagagagaaaaaaaagatttttgttCAGGTCAACAGGGAtgggaaaagaaagaagatctCAATCTATGATGTAGTAGTTGGTGATATTATTCACTTGTCTACTGGAGATCAAGTTCCAGCTGATGGAATTTATATATCTGGATACTCTTTGCTTATCGATGAATCAAGTTTGTCAGGTGAGAGCGAACCTGTATTTATAACCGAAAAACACCCTTTCCTTCTCTCAGGAACTAAAGTGCAGGATGGTCAGGGGAAAATGTTAGTAACAACTGTTGGTATGAGGACTGAATGGGGAAAATTGATGGAAACTCTAAACGAGGGGGGAGAGGATGAGACTCCATTGCAGGTTAAATTGAATGGAGTTGCTACTATAATTGGTAAAATCGGTTTATTTTTTGCCATTGTGACATTTTTGGTATTGACAGTGAGATTTCTTGTTGAAAAAGCACTTCATGGTGAGTTTGGTAATTGGTCTTCAAATGATGCAACGAAGCTACTGGACTTCTTTGCTATTGCTGTAACCATAATAGTTGTTGCGGTTCCTGAAGGGTTACCACTGGCTGTGACACTCAGTCTTGCTTTtgcaatgaaaaaattaatgaatgaCATGGCACTTGTGAGACATCTTTCTGCTTGTGAGACTATGGGTTCAGCTAGTTGCATTTGCACAGATAAGACAGGGACATTAACAACTAACCATATGGTGGTTAACAAAATATGGATATGTGAAAATACCACACAACTGAAAGGCGACGAGAGTGCTGATGAACTGAAAACAAACATATCTGAAGGAGTTTTAAGCATCCTTTTGCAGGCTATATTTCAAAATACTTCTGCTGAAGTAGTTAAGGATAAAAACGGAAAGAACACAATATTGGGAAGCCCAACAGAATCAGCATTATTAGAATTTGGCTTGCTTTTGGGTTCTGAGTTTGATGCTCGCAACCACAGTAAAGCTTATAAGATACTTAAGCTTGAGCCATTTAATTCCGTCCGGAAGAAGATGTCTGTACTTGTCGGCCTCCCTAATGGAAGGGTCCAGGCTTTCTGCAAAGGTGCATCTGAAATAATATTAGAAATGTGTGACAAAATGATTGATTGCAATGGAGAAGTAGTTGATCTTCCTGCAGACCGCGCAAATATCGTCTCAGACGTGATAAATAGCTTTGCCTCTGAAGCTTTAAGAACTCTGTGTTTGGCTGTCAGAGATATAAATGAAACTCAGGGAGAAACTAACATTCCTGATAGTGGTTATACTCTAATAGCTTTAGTTGGAATCAAGGATCCTGTACGCCCTGGGGTAAAGGAAGCTGTTCAAACTTGTATTGCAGCTGGAATAACCGTTCGCATGGTCACTGGTGATAACATAAATACAGCTAAAGCTATAGCTAAAGAATGTGGTATACTTACTGATGATGGTGTAGCCATAGAAGGACCAAGTTTTCGTGAATTATCCGATGAGCAAATGAAGGATATCATACCAAGAATCCAG GTAATGGCACGATCCTTACCACTTGACAAACATAAGTTAGTGACCAATTTGAGAAATATGTTTGGTGAGGTTGTTGCTGTTACTGGTGATGGAACAAATGACGCCCCCGCATTGCATGAGGCAGACATTGGACTTGCCATGGGCATAGCTGGAACCGAG GTTGCCAAAGAAAAGGCTGATGTGATTATAATGGACGATAACTTCGCGACTATTGTCAATGTGGTGAAATGGGGACGCGCAGTATATATAAACATTCAAAAATTTGTGCAGTTTCAGTTAACAGTGAATGTTGTTGCGCTTATTATCAACTTCGTCTCTGCATGCATCACTG GGTCTGCACCACTCACAGCTGTTCAGTTACTTTGGGTAAACTTGATTATGGACACTCTAGGGGCTTTAGCCCTTGCTACTGAACCTCCCAATGATGGACTTTTGAAAAGACCCCCTGTCGGAAGGGGAGCAAGCTTTATCACTAAAACTATGTGGAGGAATATAATTGGTCAAAGTATTTATCAATTAATCGTACTTGCGATTCTAAATTTTGACGGGAAGAGGCTACTCGGAATTAATGGTTCAGATGCAACTGAAGTGCTCAACACTTTGATATTCAACTCCTTTGTATTTTGCCAG GTGTTTAATGAGATAAACAGCAGAGATATAGAAAAGATAAACATATTCAGAGGCATGTTTGACAGCTGgatatttttgttgataattttcTCCACTGTGGCATTTCAAGTGGTGATAGTTGAATTCCTTGGAGCATTTGCCAGCACTGTGCCTCTAAGCTGGCAATTATGGTTACTCAGTGTTTTAATTGGAGCAATTAGCATGCCTTTAGCTGTTATCGTGAAATGCATCccagttgaaagaaaaaatagtattaAACAAAACCATGATGGTTATGAGGCACTTCCATCTGGTCCCGAGCTAGCATAG
- the LOC25501900 gene encoding UDP-URONIC ACID TRANSPORTER 1, with protein sequence MSSHSSYSMRSKGSMENENKGTVKESGGGGGIKSGKMVTPNNKEFMFICFLVALWYSSNIGVILLNKYLISNYGFKFPIFLTMCHMTACAIFSYISIVFFKIVPQQMIKSRSQFLKVATLSFVFCGSVVGGNISLKYLAVSFNQAVGATTPFFTAVFAYLATFKREAWITYVALVPVVAGVAIASGGEPGFHLFGFIMCLSATAARAFKSVLQGILLSSEGEKLNSMNLLLYMSPIAVVFLLPAVVFMEPNVLDITLSLGKEHKFMGVLLFLNSAAAYGANLTNFLVTKHTSALTLQVLGNAKGAVAVVISILLFQNPVTFIGMAGYSVTVMGVIAYGETKRRFR encoded by the exons ATGAGTTCACATAGTTCTTACAGCATGAGATCCAAAGGATCCATGGAAAATGAAAACAAGGGCACGGTTAAAGAAAGTGGG GGAGGAGGTGGAATCAAATCAGGGAAGATGGTGACACCAAACAACAAAGAATTCATGTTCATATGTTTTCTTGTGGCTCTATGGTACTCATCAAACATTGGTGTGATTCTTCTCAACAAGTACCTTATCTCAAATTATGGTTTCAAGTTTCCAATCTTCCTCACAATGTGTCACATGACAGCTTGTGCTATTTTTAGTTACATCTCCATTGTGTTCTTTAAGATTGTTCCTCAACAGATGATTAAATCAAGGTCACAGTTCTTAAAGGTTGCAACTTTGAGCTTTGTTTTTTGTGGGTCTGTGGTTGGTGGCAATATCTCTCTCAAATATTTGGCTGTTTCTTTCAACCAAGCTGTAGGGGCAACCACACCTTTCTTCACTGCTGTTTTTGCTTATTTAGCTACTTTTAAGAGAGAGGCTTGGATCACATATGTTGCTCTTGTTCCTGTTGTTGCTGGTGTTGCCATTGCAAGTGGg GGTGAGCCAGGGTTTCACTTGTTTGGATTTATCATGTGCCTAAGTGCAACCGCTGCAAGAGCTTTCAAGTCTGTTCTTCAGGGCATTTTACTTTCTTCCGAAGG GGAGAAGTTGAACTCAATGAATTTGCTCCTGTATATGTCTCCAATCGCAGTCGTATTTTTGTTGCCTGCAGTAGTTTTCATGGAGCCAAATGTTTTAGATATCACGCTATCACTTGGAAAGGAACATAAATTTATGGGCGTGCTTCTTTTTCTTAACTCAGCCGCAGCATATGGAGCAAACTTAACAAACTTCTTGGTCACCAAACATACAAGTGCTTTGACACTCCAG GTATTAGGCAATGCGAAAGGTGCTGTAGCTGTTGTTATCTCAATACTCCTGTTCCAAAACCCTGTCACTTTTATTGGCATGGCTGGCTACTCAGTTACTGTAATGGGAGTTATTGCATACGGAGAAACAAAAAGGAGGTTTAGATGA
- the LOC25501902 gene encoding probable LRR receptor-like serine/threonine-protein kinase At5g10290, with protein sequence MDFLFVLLLLGCLCSFVLPDSQGDALIALKLSLNASGQQLSDWNENQVNPCTWSRVNCDFNNNVNQVSLAMMGFPGRLTPRIGALKYLETLSLQGNGITGDIPKEFGNLTSLIRLDLENNRLTGEIPSSFGNLKKLQFLTLSQNNLSGIIPESLANISSLSEIQLDSNNLSGRIPQHLFQVPKYNFSGNTLDCGVSYGQPCAYNNNADQGSSHKPTGLIIGISIAFIAILVIGGLLLFWCKGRHKGYKREVFVDVAGEVDRRIAFGQLRRFAWRELQIATDNFSEKNVLGQGGFGKVYKGVLADNTKVAVKRLTDYESPGGDAAFTREVEMISVAVHRNLLRLIGFCTTPTERLLVYPFMQNLSVAYRLRELKAGEAVLDWPTRKRVALGTARGLEYLHEHCNPKIIHRDVKAANVLLDEDFEAVVGDFGLAKLVDIRKTNVTTQVRGTMGHIAPEYLSTGKSSERTDVFGYGIMLLELVTGQRAIDFSRLEEEDDVLLLDHVKKLEREKRLEAIVDRNLNKNYNMHEVEMMIKVALLCTQATSEDRPLMSEVVRMLEGEGLAERWEEWQHVEVNRRQEYDRLQRRFDWGEDSVYNQDAIELSGGR encoded by the exons ATGGACTTCTTATTTGTACTATTGCTGTTGGGTTGCCTGTGTTCATTTGTGTTACCTGATTCACAAG GAGATGCACTGATTGCATTGAAGTTATCACTGAATGCTTCAGGTCAACAGCTTAGTGACTGGAATGAAAATCAAGTCAACCCTTGTACCTGGTCGCGCGTTAACTGTGACTTTAACAACAATGTTAATCAAGT TTCACTAGCGATGATGGGATTCCCAGGACGCTTGACCCCAAGGATAGGAGCTCTAAAATATCTCGAAACtct TTCTTTGCAAGGAAATGGCATCACTGGTGACATACCAAAAGAGTTCGGAAACCTGACAAGCTTGATCAGGTTGGATTTGGAAAACAACAGATTAACTGGTGAAATACCGTCTTCCTTTGGTAATCTTAAAAAGCTCCAATTCTT GACATTGAGTCAAAACAATCTCAGTGGAATTATTCCTGAATCACTTGCCAATATATCAAGCTTGAGCGAAAT TCAGCTAGATTCAAATAATCTTAGCGGCCGGATTCCACAACATTTATTTCAAGTTCCTAAATACAA TTTCAGTGGAAATACTTTGGATTGTGGTGTGAGTTATGGTCAACCTTGTGCATATAATAACAATGCAGATCAAG GTTCATCACATAAACCAACTGGCCTCATAATTGGGATTAGCATAGCATTTATAGCTATCCTTGTTATTGGTGGTCTGCTGCTATTTTGGTGCAAGGGTAGGCACAAGGGCTACAAGCGTGAAGTTTTTGTTGATGTTGCAG GTGAAGTTGATCGACGAATTGCGTTTGGTCAACTAAGAAGGTTTGCATGGAGAGAACTACAAATAGCTACCGACAATTTCagtgagaaaaatgttttaGGACAGGGAGGCTTTGGAAAGGTTTATAAAGGCGTCCTTGCTGATAACACAAAAGTTGCTGTCAAAAGGTTAACTGATTATGAAAGCCCCGGTGGAGATGCAGCTTTCACGCGTGAAGTTGAGATGATAAGTGTAGCTGTTCACAGGAACTTGTTACGGCTGATTGGGTTTTGTACTACTCCAACTGAGCGCCTCTTGGTTTATCCCTTCATGCAGAACTTAAGTGTCGCCTATCGTCTACGAG AACTCAAAGCTGGGGAAGCTGTTTTGGATTGGCCTACGAGAAAACGAGTGGCTCTGGGAACTGCACGAGGCCTAGAATATCTTCATGAGCATTGCAATCCTAAGATTATCCATCGTGATGTGAAGGCAGCTAATGTATTACTAGACGAAGATTTTGAGGCAGTTGTCGGCGACTTTGGTTTGGCAAAGTTAGTTGACATTCGAAAGACTAATGTGACAACTCAAGTTCGCGGGACAATGGGTCACATAGCTCCTGAATATCTGTCGACCGGAAAATCTTCAGAAAGGACTGATGTTTTTGGTTACGGGATTATGCTTCTGGAGCTTGTTACAGGTCAACGTGCAATTGACTTTTCACGTTTGGAAGAGGAAGATGATGTGCTGTTGCTTGACCAT GTTAAGAAATTAGAACGAGAGAAAAGACTCGAAGCTATTGTTGATCGCAAcctaaataaaaattacaacatGCATGAGGTAGAAATGATGATAAAAGTTGCATTACTGTGCACTCAAGCAACGTCGGAGGACCGTCCCCTGATGTCTGAGGTTGTAAGAATGCTAGAAGGAGAAGGGTTGGCCGAAAGGTGGGAGGAATGGCAGCATGTGGAGGTGAATCGAAGGCAAGAATACGATAGATTACAAAGAAGATTTGATTGGGGAGAAGATTCAGTTTATAATCAAGACGCCATTGAGTTATCTGGTGGGAGGTGA
- the LOC25501903 gene encoding uncharacterized protein, protein MESDINSDSEDGDFVRNLNEANDLNVDSLHLSDKDEGHESHRKEESFEAGENSGSEKEEANNTEENNDNAVGIEAELTNSLSKQRKSAIASARKGRKKLASWNSHKDKGGRSSHNSKAQMQMSSW, encoded by the exons ATGGAGAGTGATATAAATTCTGATAGTGAAGATGGTGACTTCGTGAGAAACCTGAACGAAGCAAACGATTTAAATGTTGATTCTTTACATTTGTCGGACAAG GATGAGGGACACGAAAGTCATAGAAAAGAGGAGAGCTTTGAAGCAGGTGAAAACAGCGGATCTGAAAAGGAAGAGGCAAACAACACG GAGGAAAACAATGATAATGCAGTGGGAATTGAAGCTGAACTCACAAACAGCTTGAGTAAGCAAAGGAAAAGTGCTATAGCATCAGCTCGTAAGGGACGGAAGAAACTTGCATCCTGGAATTCTCACAAAGACAAGGGTGGTAGGTCATCTCACAATTCTAAGGCTCAAATGCAAATGAGCAGCTGGTGA